One stretch of Acanthochromis polyacanthus isolate Apoly-LR-REF ecotype Palm Island chromosome 16, KAUST_Apoly_ChrSc, whole genome shotgun sequence DNA includes these proteins:
- the LOC110951611 gene encoding uncharacterized protein LOC110951611 has translation MARPEFILIFLLQFKAAISGDRYLYYRVGNDATLHCDAVNPSETRCFSINWLYNGYTGSLTSFKVRRGDVNQKSPGADRLSLSRNCSLIINNITAEDAGRYTCRIRETTAFDTLVHPSILTISPSPPDSDPKTDDEVTLTCSLLIYDNRCPLNSIRWVDEKGAVLLGEGVGFKFNGQTGCDSLLTVKHQSDHNRTYTCQFIEKDSVKIEAHYTLVLKDGIHNTIIIIVGVVVGMLVVLVVIAAVLINCRRRGKVTEGQ, from the exons ATGGCTCGACCAgaatttattctcatttttcttcttcagtttaAAG CAGCCATCAGTGGAGATCGCTATCTCTATTACAGAGTTGGAAATGATGCCACTCTGCACTGTGATGCTGTAAATCCATCTGAAACAAGATGCTTCTCCATTAACTGGCTTTACAACGGATATACAGGCTCTCTGACGTCATTCAAGGTTCGTAGAGGAGATGTTAATCAGAAGTCACCTGGAGCAGACAGACTGAGTCTGAGCAGAAACTGCTCTCTGATCATCAACAACATCACTGCTGAGGATGCTGGTCGTTACACCTGTCGGATTAGGGAAACCACTGCGTTTGACACATTAGTGCATCCAAGTATCCTGACCA TCTCTCCATCTCCGCCAGACTCTGATCCAAAGACAGACGATGAGGTCACATTAACATGCTCTCTGTTGATATACGACAATCGTTGTCCACTGAACAGCATCCGTTGGGTGGATGAAAAAGGAGCTGTGCTGCTTGGTGAAGGTGTCGGGTTCAAGTTTAATGGACAGACAGGCTGTGATTCTCTTCTGACTGTGAAGCATCAGAGCGACCACAACAGAACATACACCTGCCAGTTTATTGAGAAAGACAGTGTGAAGATAGAGGCTCACTACACACTTGTTTTAAAAG ATGGAATCCAcaacaccatcatcatcatcgtcggTGTCGTGGTCGGGATGCTGGTGGTGCTGGTCGTCATCGCTGCTGTTCTCATCAATTGCAGGAGGCGAGGCAAAGTGACGGAGGGTCAGTAA